One genomic region from Phycisphaerae bacterium encodes:
- a CDS encoding AMP-binding protein, producing MNTLPELLAYSAHRFGDSPAFQTLNEEGEIQGYTYRQIAIGADLVAKWLAQRGVARCDHVALISENRPEWSMAYFAIHLLGAVVVPVDTRLGPDEIRDILVQSCSKTLVSSEQMGEVARRAAAGLDGLNVVYLEQALSERITDPAIPFPDLTLQNAAPDDIAVITFTSGATGDPKGIMLTHRNIASNITAASQAFDCYPDDRFISLLPLSHVFEKTAGMLVPFYNGACVTYVHSLNPRIIAEAMQKLDTTICLIVPAVARLFHKRIVTAVAESPLWRRTFYHALMAVSRAGRRRGWHVGRFFFRKLRRRFGSQMRYFVSGGAPLDPEIAEFFDCIGLPILQGYGLSEAAPIVSTNTILSHRLGSVGRPIPGLDVVVQPREGCEPGAGEVLVRGPNIMAGYFQDAQATAQVLRDGYLHTGDIGWLDDDGYLFISGRLKNVIIGESGKNVSPEEVEKAIARSPLIKEVCVLGRRNGSRSEEVAALVVPHDELSQDKSETELSRMIRTELRKVCRTLADYKRPKYFALSAQEFPKTTTLKIKKPELLKQIQNYPFRPV from the coding sequence ATAGCGCGCATCGATTCGGTGACTCGCCGGCTTTTCAGACGCTCAACGAAGAGGGCGAGATCCAGGGCTATACCTACCGCCAGATCGCCATCGGAGCCGACCTGGTGGCCAAGTGGTTGGCCCAGCGCGGCGTCGCCCGCTGCGACCACGTGGCCCTGATCTCCGAGAACCGACCCGAGTGGAGCATGGCCTACTTCGCCATTCATCTCCTCGGCGCCGTCGTCGTTCCCGTCGACACCCGCCTGGGTCCTGACGAAATCCGCGACATCCTGGTCCAATCCTGCTCGAAAACCCTGGTCTCGTCCGAGCAGATGGGCGAGGTCGCCCGCCGGGCCGCCGCCGGTCTGGACGGCCTCAACGTCGTCTATCTCGAACAGGCCCTCTCCGAAAGAATTACCGACCCAGCTATCCCATTCCCCGATCTGACGCTCCAGAACGCCGCCCCCGATGACATCGCCGTCATCACCTTCACCTCCGGCGCCACCGGCGATCCAAAGGGAATCATGCTGACCCATCGGAACATCGCCTCGAATATCACCGCCGCCTCCCAGGCGTTCGACTGCTATCCCGACGACCGCTTCATCTCCCTGCTGCCCCTCAGCCACGTCTTCGAAAAAACCGCTGGCATGCTCGTGCCGTTCTACAACGGGGCCTGCGTGACCTACGTCCACTCGCTCAACCCGCGGATCATCGCTGAGGCCATGCAGAAGCTCGACACCACGATATGCCTCATCGTCCCCGCCGTCGCCCGCCTCTTCCACAAACGCATCGTCACCGCCGTTGCGGAATCGCCGCTCTGGCGGCGGACGTTCTACCACGCCCTCATGGCGGTCAGCCGGGCCGGCCGGCGACGCGGTTGGCACGTCGGACGGTTCTTCTTCCGAAAGCTCCGCCGACGCTTCGGCTCGCAGATGCGATATTTCGTCTCCGGCGGCGCGCCCCTCGACCCGGAAATCGCCGAATTCTTCGACTGCATCGGCCTGCCGATCCTGCAGGGCTACGGCCTCTCCGAAGCCGCCCCCATCGTCAGCACCAACACGATCTTGTCCCACCGTCTCGGATCGGTCGGCCGACCGATACCCGGCCTCGACGTCGTCGTCCAGCCTCGTGAAGGCTGCGAGCCCGGCGCCGGCGAAGTCCTCGTCCGCGGCCCCAACATCATGGCCGGCTACTTCCAGGACGCCCAGGCCACCGCCCAGGTCCTTCGCGACGGCTATCTGCACACCGGCGACATCGGCTGGTTGGACGACGACGGATACCTCTTCATCTCCGGACGCCTCAAGAACGTCATCATCGGCGAATCCGGCAAGAACGTCTCGCCCGAAGAGGTCGAAAAGGCCATCGCCCGAAGCCCGCTCATCAAGGAGGTCTGCGTCTTGGGACGGCGCAACGGCAGCCGCTCCGAGGAAGTCGCCGCCCTCGTCGTCCCGCACGACGAACTCTCGCAGGACAAGTCCGAAACCGAACTCTCCCGTATGATCCGCACCGAACTCCGCAAGGTCTGCCGCACCCTCGCCGACTACAAACGACCCAAGTACTTCGCCCTCTCCGCCCAGGAGTTCCCCAAGACCACCACCCTCAAAATCAAGAAACCCGAACTCCTCAAGCAGATCCA